The sequence ggtacttacttttattattattaccagtACCTAAATCGACCATAATATGTTTATttctataaaaaaacataGTTGGGCAATCGTCATATAACTCAtacattgaatttaaatctgGGACTTCTGTAATATCAAcctaaaagtttttttttttttttaaaaaaaatattttatttttttttttttaaaaattattattaaagttttaattaaagttAGAAAGTCagttaaaaattataaaaataattaaaaacaaatgaaaaaaattcacACAGAATACACACCATTCCCATgataaagtttattttatttttattattattttttaatttattttattttaattcataaaatttttatacatataattcaaaaatcatttttgaaaattctaaaattaaaaggtgAAATAATTATACTTACCACATAAATTACAGCCATATTTTTAACTTTCTCTGCAATTGATGCTAAAATATCATCTTGTTTCATACATTCCGGATTATAATCATGGCCAAAACGTATAACTACAACTCTATCTTCTTCAGTGGACAATTGCTTGATCAATAGCCCACCCATTTGGAAGATGTGTTAATAAATAtgacaaaataataataataataataataataatattaaaaaaaaagaggttTAGTTTAAGTTGgttgtttataaaaataaaaaaataaaaaataaaaaattaaaaaaatgaaaaaaaaaaaaaaaaaaaaattaaaaactttttttattttatttttattttttttttttttttttttttttaatttttttttttaagatttaattacaataaaaataaattttttttttttttttttttattgtcttttaatttttttttttttttttttaaaatccattgtgttaaaaactttatttatttttttttttttaaaaaaaaaaaaataactatacaaaataatcaagttgataataaataaaataaaaactataaccaaataaaataaaaaacataaaaaaatggGTTCTAAAAATGGAACAACTGAAGTTGAAGATAATCAACAAAatgataatcaaaataaattaaaaaacaatgaaaacgataatagtaacaacaacaataataataatagaccAGATGATGCagataacaataatagatcatcaccattttcaaagtatgatgaaattgaaaataatagtaataataacaacaaaaatgataaagacaatgacaacaacaacaattcaaagtttgatgatgataacaacaacaataataaaaataataacaatattaataaaaataataaaagaagtaatagtaatagtagaaGTAGAAGTGAAAGTAGAAGTAGAAGTAGAAGTAATTTGAGTGATAAAAGTAGTGGcaatagtagtggtagtggtagtctTTCAAGTGGTAGTGATACTAAAGAAACCATTTTTGTAGGAAATTTACCAAGAGATACTATTgtaaaagatattgaaaatcTATTCAAAAACTAtgtaaaatcaattgaaaaagttgATATAAAGAATGGTTATGCTTTCGTTATAGTCTCTACAAATGATCCCGATATAGTTGTAAAAGAATTACATAGAAAAGAATTCCTAAATAAGAGTTTAACTGTTCAAATTGCAAAAAGTGAAAGgtaattatcattttgaaTAGATTATCaaacattttaataataattctgtttatttattaataataataataataataataataataataataataataataataataataataataataataataataataataataataataataataataataataataataataataataataataataatttttaatagtaaaaagaaagaagaatCAGAAGAAGTTAAACCAAGTCGTGCTATATTCATTGTAAATTATAATGTTTCAAAAACTACAACTAATGATATTGCCGATTGGTGTTCACCTTATGGTAATGTAAATAGAGTACAGATGgttaaaaatttttgttttgttgaatttgaaactATTGATCAAGCTTCTAAAGCATTAAAAGCtttagatttaaaatctgtatgtaaaaaaaaaaaaaaaaaaaaattggtttcttcccaaaaatatatatatatattaattactttatttttatttttaaattaaattataaattagtTTGATGGGCATTCATTGACAGTTGAATATGTAAATGGGTCAATTGATAGGGATAACTACCAAAGAGATAGATATGGTAGCAATCATTTCAATCATAATCTttatcataatcatcatttcaattatcatcatcattccCATCAACAATACAGAGATAACTATAATAATCACCGTCATCCCCATCACCACAATCATCAACCACATCACCATAATAATCACTATCATAACCAAAGAGATCACCAAAGAGATCACTACCATCATCATCGAGACAATCAAAGAGATACCCAAAGAGATCATAGAGATACCCAAAGAGATACTCAAAGAGATACTCAAAGAGATACTCAAAGAGATAGTCAAAGAGATAGTCAAAGAGATAGTCAAAGAGATAGTCAAAGAGACAGTCAAAGAGATAGTCAAAGAGACAGTCAAAGAGATAATCAAAGGGATTCTTATAATTCCAacaatggtaataatttaaacagCAATAATAACGTCAACAatcataatttaaatgacACCAATGGCAATAATACTGATAATGGTGTCAATTATTCTCAACAAAGAGATCGTAGTAGATCACGTAGTATTGAAAGATTTAGAGATGGAagaaataatagaaataattttagaaataataacaacaataattaccaaaataataataactataatagaaataatattaataatagtaataataaccgTGACTATAATAACTCTGACAGAAATAGAGAATTTTATAATggaaatgataatgatagaaataatggtgatagatatagtaacaataatcgtcacaatattaatttcaataaaagaaataataacgatagaaattacaataataataataatagatttaataataataataataacaataataacagtagTAATAATGGAAGAGATGTAGACTTTAATGgcataaataataataataataataataattatagagatgataataattttaataacaatgaagaatttgaaaataatcgAAGAacttataataatgataaaaaaagaagCAGATCTCACAGTAGAGGAAGAAGTAGAAGTAGATCACACAGTGGTGATagaagaaataataattataataacaataatacaaataataataataataataataataataataataataataataataataataataataataataataatattaataatagtaatcattttaataatgggtaccaaaataaaaccaacagtaataataataattatcctaataataataataataataatgacagtaataataaacaaagcCCAAGTCCaccaagaaaaagaaatttcaataacattggtaataataacaagaattttaacaacaaaaattaaactagtaacaaataaaaaagaaagaataaatagt comes from Dictyostelium discoideum AX4 chromosome 2 chromosome, whole genome shotgun sequence and encodes:
- the txnl4a gene encoding DIM1-like protein, with the translated sequence LSYLLTHLPNGWAIDQAIVTEEDRVVVIRFGHDYNPECMKQDDILASIAEKVKNMAVIYVVDITEVPDLNSMYELYDDCPTMFFYRNKHIMVDLGTGNNNKINWALTNKQDMIDIIETVYKGARKGKGLVNSPRDFSPQYKF
- a CDS encoding RNA recognition motif-containing protein RRM, with the protein product MGSKNGTTEVEDNQQNDNQNKLKNNENDNSNNNNNNNRPDDADNNNRSSPFSKYDEIENNSNNNNKNDKDNDNNNNSKFDDDNNNNNKNNNNINKNNKRSNSNSRSRSESRSRSRSNLSDKSSGNSSGSGSLSSGSDTKETIFVGNLPRDTIVKDIENLFKNYVKSIEKVDIKNGYAFVIVSTNDPDIVVKELHRKEFLNKSLTVQIAKSESKKKEESEEVKPSRAIFIVNYNVSKTTTNDIADWCSPYGNVNRVQMVKNFCFVEFETIDQASKALKALDLKSFDGHSLTVEYVNGSIDRDNYQRDRYGSNHFNHNLYHNHHFNYHHHSHQQYRDNYNNHRHPHHHNHQPHHHNNHYHNQRDHQRDHYHHHRDNQRDTQRDHRDTQRDTQRDTQRDTQRDSQRDSQRDSQRDSQRDSQRDSQRDSQRDNQRDSYNSNNGNNLNSNNNVNNHNLNDTNGNNTDNGVNYSQQRDRSRSRSIERFRDGRNNRNNFRNNNNNNYQNNNNYNRNNINNSNNNRDYNNSDRNREFYNGNDNDRNNGDRYSNNNRHNINFNKRNNNDRNYNNNNNRFNNNNNNNNNSSNNGRDVDFNGINNNNNNNNYRDDNNFNNNEEFENNRRTYNNDKKRSRSHSRGRSRSRSHSGDRRNNNYNNNNTNNNNNNNNNNNNNNNNNNNNNNNINNSNHFNNGYQNKTNSNNNNYPNNNNNNNDSNNKQSPSPPRKRNFNNIGNNNKNFNNKN